The genomic window CTATATCTTTATTGTGAATAGTCACGTCGCTTCACTCCAAAGTCAAAAGTCAAAAAAATAATGCTTATTTTGTCAGCTTTTCGCCGCGCTGTACCAGTTGCTACTCAATATGAGTTTAAACCTTGCCAAACGAACAGCACCCTGATCCGAATTACGAATTAATAACTCCAACAACGTTCTAGCCAATCCAGCAACTCTTGACGAGGGGCTAGAAATTGCATAACTGTACTGCGAACTAAAATTGCTGTCAAGCAACTGTTCACTTGTACCCGTAACGAGCCATCAGGGGGACAGGAACAGGGAATCATCAACTCTTGCAAACGGTGATAAATTTGCCAGCGATCGCACAATGGTATCTGCAATACATGATCACCGAACATATCAGAACCCAACATCATTACTTATCCTTACCCGCAAGTTTTTCTGCTTGGGGTTGACTGGTGAGAGTTTGCAGTTTTTGTTCCAGTTGCTCAATCCGAGCCAGCAGCGATCGCATCACATTAGCTTCCACATCAGGTAATTTCCCATGATCTAGAGGACATGAGTTATTTTTTTCCTTGCGGGAAATAATCCGTCCGGGAATCCCCACGACTGTAGAATCTTGAGGGACATCACGCAACACAACCGAACCAGCACCAATTCTGACGCGATCGCCAATTTGAATATTACCTAAAACCTTCGCGCCAGTACCCACCACAACATTTTTCCCCACAGTCGGATGGCGTTTACCAGTTTCCTTCCCAGTACCCCCCAGAGTCACACCCTGATAAATTAGGCTATAGTCTCCCACAATCGCCGTTTCACCAATCACAACCCCCATCCCGTGGTCGATAAACACACCTTTACCAATCTCTGCACCTGGATGAATTTCGATTCCTGTGAGAAACCGAGCCACATGAGAAATCAACCGGGGGAAAAACACCACACCCCGGAGGTGTAACCAATGGGATAAACGATGTAAACAGATAGCGTGCAAACCGGGGTAGCAAAAAACCACCTCCAGCCAATTACGCGCGGCCGGGTCACGTTCAAAAATAATGCGAAAATCACTTAACAATGGCTCTAAAAAACTTCCAGAGAGAAGACTTTTCAGCAAAGATGTATGACTAGAATTAGGTGGATTATCGATATTATCTAAAGACTGTTGCATCGGTACTGTCTGGGTAAAAGAGCCGTGTGCTTTTATGCTTATAGCAGGCCACTCCCAACAGGACAGTACAACCCATATTGATTGGATTTATTGGATTAATTAAGCTTGTACTCAACCCCCCCAACCCGCAACTTCCATCAGCTTCAAATTTCTCTTGGGGTAGAGGGACTAGTGTTTTAGATATGGGGTACTAGTATTTTTAAGTGAGGGGTTCAGAATTTTTGTACTCGCTACAAAAAACTTAATATGTAAGACTCTGATACGATTTCAGCCAGATATTTTGCGATATATTAAGCTGTACTCAAATCCCCTGGAATATCAAGTAGACAAGACTACAACCCAAATTTCTGTATTCCCAGTTACTATATCCATCATATAATTTTGGTACTTCAACAACCAAATTCTTCACCTTATTTTAGTTTTTCTAGAAACAGGCATATTTTTTATGTAGGGGAGTATGTAATACCAACTCTCTGTGAAGTTGCACCAAATAAATGATGTAGAGACGTTGCATGCAACGTCTCTACATTACAGAATGATAAACCGAGCAAAAATACTCGTCAACGAGTATCTGAGATAGATGAACGGAGCAAAAATACTCGTCAACGAGTATCTGAGATAGATGAACGGAGCAAAAATACTCGTCAACGAGTATCTGAGATAGATGAACGGAGCAAAAATACTCGTCGATGAGTATCTGAGATAGATAAACGGAGCAAAAATACTCGTCGATGAGTATCTGAGATAGATGAACGGAACAAAAATACTCGTCAACGAGTATCTGAGATAGATGAACGGAGCAAAAATACTCGTCAACGAGAATTAATTGATCAAGAACCCGATGTAACTTTAGTAGATTTACTTCTAATAGCCTTAAAACGCTCCCCTAACTGTTCAGCGACAGTTTTTAAACCCGGAGTCTTTTTCGCCGCAGTCTTCACATAATCATAAACAGTCAAACTGCTAGTCATAGCTTCACTACTGACTGCCATTAACGTATCATCCACCTGTTCGCTAAGTTGGTGCATAGAGGTTAAAACCTCAGCGAGTGTAGTAGCTAATTGATAATCCCGCACCAGTTCATCAACATCAAAACTAGCTGGCAAAATTTCCGGATTAGACTTAGCCGCCGAAACGCTATTGTTTACAAAAGCCAGACTTTTATCACCCATTTTTACCAACTTGCGCCGTTCTTCAGGACTGAGAGTAATCAAAAAAGGTAACTTGCGTTGAATTGTCTGTAGTGCTGCTTTAATTTCTTGAATATCTGCTGGCGACAGGGAGGCTGTAATATTTTGATAGGGCATAGTACAATTACCAGTGTAATTCTATGGTTTAATTAGCAATAACTGCTAAGTATAGAATGCCCATTGGTAAGAGCAAATTAACACATTGAGCCTACTTATTTATCCGCTTTAGTGCCGATGGCGATGGATATTGATCAGATGCTCTCAACGCTTGCCGTTCAATCACCCGTTCATCAGCATTAAAATCTAGAATACGTGAGGTAAATAGTTGGATAGGAACATTTATAGTCATTGCGAGACGCTCCGCGAACGCTTCACTCGCAATTACAGGAGTGAGATTTTGCACTCCCACAAAAATAGCGTAATTTTATTGGGCATAATCTCAGCTTACATTCTCCCTTCCCAGTGGTTCAACTGCTTCTGAGCATAATCCCGCACTTGTCTATCTGGGTCATTTTCTGCCCTGTCGCGTAACAGTGGTAAAGTCTGGGGATGCTGAGGAAATTCCTTGATAATTACTTTAAGCACTACTTGCCGAGACCAACTACCAAACAGGTCTTCACTCTTAGAAGGTTGATTAACGACTACATAACGCAAAAATTCAAACATTCCTGGTTCATTATTAAAAGTATGCGCCAATTCTTGGACTGCGGCACTTTGTACATAAATACTAGATTTATCAGAAGTCGCAAGTTTTTTGAGGAACGTTAATGTGTCAGGGTTCTCTTTCCATCCATGAGCCAACTCTTGGACTGCTGCACTTTGCACATAAGAATTACCATCTTTAGTAGCAAGGTTTTTGAGAAAAATTAATGTATCGGGGTCATCTTTCCAAGCTCTTGCTAATTCTCTGACAGATGCAACTGGTAACTCTGATTCATCTTCGTTTGAGGTAGCGTGTTTTTCTAAGAAAGCTTTTGTATATATGTCATCTTTGAAAGAGCGGACTAACTCTTTTAATGCTTCAAGTGTTACATTAGAATGATGATTTAAAATATGATCAAACCTAGTATATTCTGCAAGCCAACATAAGACTTCAGGATTATCTTTGTAGCCTTTAAATATCTCATCTACAACTCTTTGTCGCACTTCTTTATCATTAGCAGCGAGTTGTTTCAAAAAGGGTAAAGTGTTAGGGTCATATTTCCACCCGCGTATTAATTCTTGTATTGCTGTTTGTTGAACATATGGAAAATCTAACACAGCGCGTTCTTTGATAATACTTAAAGTATCGGGATCTTCTTTCCAGAAACGAGCTAATTCCTTCAATGTAAATTCTCGAACTTCTTCACAAGAATCTGTATTGCTTTCTTGAAGCAAGTCTTTGATATCGGGATCATATTTCCACCCAGAAGATAACTCTTCCAATGCTGCACATCTCACATAACCGTCTTCATCAGATGTGACTCTTTCTTTCAATAAAGCTTTGATATCTACGTTAGATTTCCACAATGAAGCCAACTTTTTCACTGCCACGTATCGCACATTATTATCTTCATCAGATGTTGCACGTTCTTTGAGCCAGGGTAAAATTTTAGAATCATCTTGCCAAGTCATTACAACTGCTGTAATTGCTTTGGTACGAATCTCTTGAACTGAGTAATTATTGTTTACATATTCTTGATATTTTTCTAAATCTTCTCTATCTACCTTCAAATATATGTTAATTATATCACCATATTTAGTTAAGTCTTGTATCTGATTAAGTAGCTTATTATCTGCTTTTACAATCACCGAGCGATTTCTCACTTCTGCAAGACACTTAGCTGCTAAAAACAAGTTAATAAACTTATGCTCTTCGCCATCCAGCAGCATTAAGTATTCAAGAATTTCACCAACAAATGTTGGCTCAATCATCCCAGCAATTAACACCAACACTTCATGCCAATTTTCATCCTGCCAGTGTTTAGCAAAGACTACCGATTTCAAATCCTCAATTGTAATACTGCGTTCCTTCTCAAACCGCCAAACAAACTCCCAAGCACAGAAATATTCTAAAAATGTCCGATGCACAAAAGCATAGTAATCAGCACCCGAAGAACATAAAATAAAGTTGCGAGTCCGTAGTTGATTAATTATTAACCGCGCAGATCCCCTGGCTGGACTAACTTCTATACTTTTTAAATAGCCAGTCATAATTCTTTCTAAATCATTCACATTAATCAAATTACCTGCCAAACCTTTATCACTGGTTTGCATAAAATAGGCAACCTGACGCAGCATTGCTTGCTTATCTTTATAATCAATAGTCTTAGGATCTAAACGCTGATCTTCTACTAAAGCACGTTCCACATCCCACTGATGTAAAAGTAAGCGCGATGCTTGATTGTAAAGTTCTGGTCTATCTCTTGGCAATTCCTGATTGCGATTAAGAATTGCCATCATCGTTAGTAATAAAGGATTACCCGCTAATTCAGCAATAGATTTTGATGTCTCAATTGCCCTTTGTAATCGTTCCCGTTTCTTAACTTTATCTGCTTCATCATTAAAAGTTAATTCATGCCAACGGTGAATAAAATCTTGAATTTGTTCTAAGTCCAAATCTTGCAGCATGAAGTGGTGAAACTCCGCATCACGTAATCGTTGTGGTTTATAGCCAATTATGCGAGAAGTCACAATCACCTGCACATTTGCATATTCATTAGTAAACCGATGAATATCAGTAATGACATCCTCTCGTTGCCCAGCGTCAAATACTTCATCTAGACCATCAAACATGACAACAGCGTTACCAGCTTTTAGTTGTTCATGGAGTTGATGTTGATTGAGATGAGCAATTGCACCGCTACAGTTATGGAAAAATTCCAGAAAATTATGACACTCTTTGTCTTCCCGCCGCCGCATATAAATGCGTAACTCAATCAGCAACGGCATCGCTTGAGAGATAGTATTATCCAGTGGTGAATCAGCCCAATT from Nostoc sp. UHCC 0870 includes these protein-coding regions:
- a CDS encoding Asr1405/Asl0597 family protein, with the protein product MMLGSDMFGDHVLQIPLCDRWQIYHRLQELMIPCSCPPDGSLRVQVNSCLTAILVRSTVMQFLAPRQELLDWLERCWSY
- the cysE gene encoding serine O-acetyltransferase translates to MQQSLDNIDNPPNSSHTSLLKSLLSGSFLEPLLSDFRIIFERDPAARNWLEVVFCYPGLHAICLHRLSHWLHLRGVVFFPRLISHVARFLTGIEIHPGAEIGKGVFIDHGMGVVIGETAIVGDYSLIYQGVTLGGTGKETGKRHPTVGKNVVVGTGAKVLGNIQIGDRVRIGAGSVVLRDVPQDSTVVGIPGRIISRKEKNNSCPLDHGKLPDVEANVMRSLLARIEQLEQKLQTLTSQPQAEKLAGKDK
- a CDS encoding HEAT repeat domain-containing protein; the protein is MLDWLAFWGATQAVGLIVKPILEDLVKEAGKDWAKDFLKGIPSKILDKLNKDDREIAAAKALKEFLQLMQQDLEDSGLSEDDIKKYKQPIKHYLKNQEVKENLGNAFKDDAQTVNINKLVELWDKLNPAIPLPDDFNWKRLGKKYVQKVKEIILEFPELRQAIDSKNIEQIKEYTKETARIIPEFDLQRYQEGIRERYGNLKLDSLDTSGYAYNELKLWRIFIAQNVREVPHVLPQVHELPKEHLKRLRKSDQLEAELQAEELENHKRVYLEQPIRLVLDVVNDRHIYKYIVILGNPGAGKSTLLQFLALNWADSPLDNTISQAMPLLIELRIYMRRREDKECHNFLEFFHNCSGAIAHLNQHQLHEQLKAGNAVVMFDGLDEVFDAGQREDVITDIHRFTNEYANVQVIVTSRIIGYKPQRLRDAEFHHFMLQDLDLEQIQDFIHRWHELTFNDEADKVKKRERLQRAIETSKSIAELAGNPLLLTMMAILNRNQELPRDRPELYNQASRLLLHQWDVERALVEDQRLDPKTIDYKDKQAMLRQVAYFMQTSDKGLAGNLINVNDLERIMTGYLKSIEVSPARGSARLIINQLRTRNFILCSSGADYYAFVHRTFLEYFCAWEFVWRFEKERSITIEDLKSVVFAKHWQDENWHEVLVLIAGMIEPTFVGEILEYLMLLDGEEHKFINLFLAAKCLAEVRNRSVIVKADNKLLNQIQDLTKYGDIINIYLKVDREDLEKYQEYVNNNYSVQEIRTKAITAVVMTWQDDSKILPWLKERATSDEDNNVRYVAVKKLASLWKSNVDIKALLKERVTSDEDGYVRCAALEELSSGWKYDPDIKDLLQESNTDSCEEVREFTLKELARFWKEDPDTLSIIKERAVLDFPYVQQTAIQELIRGWKYDPNTLPFLKQLAANDKEVRQRVVDEIFKGYKDNPEVLCWLAEYTRFDHILNHHSNVTLEALKELVRSFKDDIYTKAFLEKHATSNEDESELPVASVRELARAWKDDPDTLIFLKNLATKDGNSYVQSAAVQELAHGWKENPDTLTFLKKLATSDKSSIYVQSAAVQELAHTFNNEPGMFEFLRYVVVNQPSKSEDLFGSWSRQVVLKVIIKEFPQHPQTLPLLRDRAENDPDRQVRDYAQKQLNHWEGRM